One Homo sapiens chromosome 3, GRCh38.p14 Primary Assembly genomic window carries:
- the ABHD14B gene encoding putative protein-lysine deacylase ABHD14B isoform 1 (isoform 1 is encoded by transcript variant 2), giving the protein MAASVEQREGTIQVQGQALFFREALPGSGQARFSVLLLHGIRFSSETWQNLGTLHRLAQAGYRAVAIDLPGLGHSKEAAAPAPIGELAPGSFLAAVVDALELGPPVVISPSLSGMYSLPFLTAPGSQLPGFVPVAPICTDKINAANYASVKTPALIVYGDQDPMGQTSFEHLKQLPNHRVLIMKGAGHPCYLDKPEEWHTGLLDFLQGLQ; this is encoded by the exons ATGGCAGCAAGCGTGGAGCAGCGCGAGGGCACCATCCAGGTGCAGGGCCAGGCCCTCTTCTTCCGAGAGGCCCTGCCCGGCAGTGGGCAGGCTCGCTTCTCTGTACTGCTGCTGCATGGTATTCGCTTCTCCTCCGAGACCTGGCAGAACCTGGGTACACTGCACAGGCTGGCCCAGGCTGGCTACCGGGCTGTGGCCATTGACCTGCCAG GTCTGGGGCACTCCAAGGAAGCAGCAGCCCCTGCCCCTATTGGGGAGCTGGCCCCTGGCAGCTTCCTGGCGGCTGTGGTGGATGCCTTGGAGCTGGGCCCCCCGGTTGTGATCAGTCCATCACTGAGTGGCATGTACTCCCTGCCCTTCCTCACGGCCCCTGGCTCCCAGCTCCCGGGCTTTGTGCCAGTGGCCCCCATCTGCACTGACAAAATCAATGCTGCCAACTATGCCAGTGTGAAG ACTCCAGCTCTGATTGTATATGGAGACCAGGACCCCATGGGTCAGACCAGCTTTGAGCACCTGAAGCAGCTGCCCAACCACCGGGTGCTGATCATGAAGGGGGCGGGGCACCCCTGTTACCTGGACAAACCAGAGGAGTGGCATACAGGGCTGCTGGACTTCCTGCAGGGGCTCCAGTGA
- the ABHD14B gene encoding putative protein-lysine deacylase ABHD14B isoform 3 (isoform 3 is encoded by transcript variant 3), whose protein sequence is MGPGLFPAFLLRPQVTASTRLLPVCASPRSSPGLGHSKEAAAPAPIGELAPGSFLAAVVDALELGPPVVISPSLSGMYSLPFLTAPGSQLPGFVPVAPICTDKINAANYASVKTPALIVYGDQDPMGQTSFEHLKQLPNHRVLIMKGAGHPCYLDKPEEWHTGLLDFLQGLQ, encoded by the exons ATGGGGCCCGGCCTCTTCCCAGCGTTCCTCCTCCGGCCCCAGGTCACCGCCAGCACGCGCCTGCTTCCCGTCTGCGCGAGTCCACGCAGCTCCCCAG GTCTGGGGCACTCCAAGGAAGCAGCAGCCCCTGCCCCTATTGGGGAGCTGGCCCCTGGCAGCTTCCTGGCGGCTGTGGTGGATGCCTTGGAGCTGGGCCCCCCGGTTGTGATCAGTCCATCACTGAGTGGCATGTACTCCCTGCCCTTCCTCACGGCCCCTGGCTCCCAGCTCCCGGGCTTTGTGCCAGTGGCCCCCATCTGCACTGACAAAATCAATGCTGCCAACTATGCCAGTGTGAAG ACTCCAGCTCTGATTGTATATGGAGACCAGGACCCCATGGGTCAGACCAGCTTTGAGCACCTGAAGCAGCTGCCCAACCACCGGGTGCTGATCATGAAGGGGGCGGGGCACCCCTGTTACCTGGACAAACCAGAGGAGTGGCATACAGGGCTGCTGGACTTCCTGCAGGGGCTCCAGTGA